The genomic stretch GCCTGGTGGAAACGCCGAGTCGGCCATAGTGGTCCGACAGGTTTCTCTGGGCATTCATCGCCATGAGGTTGTGGTTAATAACTAAAGACATCAGAACCCTCCTTGTTCGATCTTCAAATCCATTTGCGGGTTCTTAAGCATCATGTGTGCCACAATAATATTTTTCAATAAAATTGATGTGTTGATGTTCTAAATAAAGTCTAGAGTGGTCATTTTTGCCCCCCTGTACCGCAGGCAAAAGCTGCCATACGTCAATGGTTTGTCGGCATTTGGGGTGAAAAAATGTCCGGTTTTGCAGGTAAAAGGCCGAATGGACTTCAGTGAGAGCGCAGGCGGTAATGGTTTTAATGCATTGCCGCGTCGCATGTGATTTCTCTACTACTGCTCTGGCTGCCCGATGTTATCGATATGAGCGAGCTTCCTGTTGCTGGAAGGAGTGGTGGTACATACGATCCCTGCCAGCACAAGTGAACATCCAAGCCATTGCTGCCAACTGATGGGCGAATCGAGTACCAGTGCGGAGAGCAGGACAGCCGACACCGGCATCACAGCCGTGAATACACCGGCTCGTGAAGCCGCGACCTGACGTATGCCGGCAAACCAGAAAAGGTATGCCAGTACGGTCACGATCGCTCCGTAGTAGGCCACGGTCATCCATCCTATAATGGATATGGTTGCGAGATCGATGTGCCATAACTCCCAGATTCCCATGGGCAGAAACCACAGCATGCCGAACAGGGAGATGATCGTGGAGGTTGCCAGTGGTGAGAGCGGTTCGCGTATGGATTTTGGAATGAGAAGAAAGAGTGCCTCGAAAAAGACGGCGGCCAGCACCAGAAGGTTCCCGGTGAGGCTGCCAAGGGACGACTGTATGGCATCTGTCTGGATGGTGTTGATGACCATCACTCCTGCCACGGAATAAAGAATGCCAGCCCCGCTTTTGAAGGATGGGCGGTCTCGCAGGATGAGCAATGCCAGTAGCCCCATGCAGGCCGGGGTAGTGGCTGTGATGATACCGGCGTCGGCAGAGCTGGTGTATTTCAGTCCATATAAAAGGAAGACAGTGAAAAGAAACGAGCCGCAAAGGGATTGGCCCGCGAGAATACCCCATGATCGTCGGGAGAGGCGAGGAAAACCGCCTTCCTTGATGAAGAGAATGGGAAGCAGCAGTATAAGGGCAATGGCAAAACGCATGAGCGATGCGAGGAAAACCGGCAGTTCGACCGTCATGACCTTTCCGGCGACAACCGAGCTGCCCACGATGATCATGGCCAGCACCAGATAGATGGATGGGAGAAGTGAAGTAGGCATGGCGCAACCATGCCTCAAGCGGAGT from Pseudodesulfovibrio profundus encodes the following:
- a CDS encoding DMT family transporter gives rise to the protein MPTSLLPSIYLVLAMIIVGSSVVAGKVMTVELPVFLASLMRFAIALILLLPILFIKEGGFPRLSRRSWGILAGQSLCGSFLFTVFLLYGLKYTSSADAGIITATTPACMGLLALLILRDRPSFKSGAGILYSVAGVMVINTIQTDAIQSSLGSLTGNLLVLAAVFFEALFLLIPKSIREPLSPLATSTIISLFGMLWFLPMGIWELWHIDLATISIIGWMTVAYYGAIVTVLAYLFWFAGIRQVAASRAGVFTAVMPVSAVLLSALVLDSPISWQQWLGCSLVLAGIVCTTTPSSNRKLAHIDNIGQPEQ